The following is a genomic window from Mycoplasma bradburyae.
TGAAAAGAATCAAGTAGCTCACCACGAAGCAGGTCATGCTTTAGTTGGATTACACTTAAAAGGTGCTGACGAAGTTCAAAAAATTACGATTATTCCTCGTGGTCAAGCAGGTGGATACACTTTATCAACTCCTAAAAATGCTGAACTTAATCTGAAGAAAAAAACTGATTTATTAAATATGATCGCTGGTGCTTTAGGTGGTCGAGCTTCAGAAGAATACTTCTTTGGTAAAGATGCTATATCAACTGGTGCTTCTAATGACTTCTATAAAGCTACTAATATCGCTAAATCAATGGTTACTCAGTTGGGTATGTCGGAATTAGGTATTACTCAATTCTTACCTTCTGAAGGTGGTGTTAATCCTAATGCTAAATATTATTCAGAAGATACTGCTAGAAGAATTGATGGTGAAATTTCTAAGATTCTTGAAAATCAATATAAAGTTGCTTATGAAATCATTAAGAACAACGAACAAGAACTTAAGTTAATTGTTGAGGCTTTATTACTTCAAGAAACTATCGTTAAGAACGATATTGATTATATTCATGAGCATTTAAAATTACCTGAAGCAATTCTTAAAATAAAAGCAGAACAAGAAAAAGCTGATAAACCTAAAGAAGAATCTAAAGAAGATTCAGATAACAAACCAACCGATTCTGATTCACAAAAAGAACCAGAACCACAACCAAAAGCGGAATAAAAAATTTAAACAGATTAGCTTAACTAATCTGTTTTTTGTATTTAATAGATGAAAATGGAAACTACTCCTCATTTTATTAACGTATTGATTCGTGTTATTGATAATTTTACATACTCTGAACAATTCTTAAATCTAATTGATAAAAAAGGGTCAAATGGTAATTTTGGTTATTCATTAACTCCGTTTATCAATAAGATATCTAGATTTGCTAACCAAGAAGATAACAATACCGATCTATACGAATCATTGATTATTATTTCGACATATATTAAAGAATCAATTAAAACCACTTTGGGTGATATCTTATATGATTTAACATATCAAGCGGCTAGTTATATTAAAACTGTTAAACTAACAAGGGATAATGTTATTGAATGTTTTTATCGTTCTTTACTTGATTGTAAAAATAAGTATAAACTAAAGATTGGAAGTAAAAGTTTTTTTGATATCTTATACCCAGTTTTAAAATATCTTTATAGCAATAAAAATCGACCAACAAAAGAATTGATGTATGAGATTAAAATGATCTTAAACGAGAATTTTAATAAGTCATTATTATTAAAATCTAAAGTTGGTAGAGCCTCTTATCATGGAAAACGATCAATTGGTATGTATGATCCAGGAACTGTTTTTATTTACTTGGTGCTTGAAGGAGTAATTAAAATTTATGGTACCTAAAATTTTAAATCCTAAGCTTAAAAGAATTATTCTTTATATCTGTTGGTTTTTATTAGTAACACCATTAATATCAACTTATTTCTTGTTAAATTATAAGTATGTGTTAATAGCTATGTATGTAATATGCTATATTTTGAGTTTTATTATCTACTTAGTTCATTACATATTACATATCAAAGCTCGAGATAAATTAAATAGCGAGTATTCATTTAGCGCGATAGCTACTGGGCTCAAAAAAACAAAAAAACTTAAAATTAAAAAAACGTCAGATGATTTTATAAATAAACAAACGATTAAATCGATAATTAAATCATCAGATGATGGGATTGAAAACCTTGATAAAAAATTTGATCAAAAGGATTTTTATCAAGAATATGATTTAACAAATGAAAACAATGAAGAAATAAAAATATCTTGCTTGGAATTCTGTAAACCTAAGAGATCTTTAAACTATCCTTATAATTATGATTGTTACTACTGAATAGAACTAAAAAATTTATCAGAAGACGATTTTGTTCTTCTTAATAACAAAGAAACAAACGCCCTTGGTTTTACTAAATATTTAACTAATAATTTACATAAAGAACAAAAAGAAAAATTCTTTTTGTATTGCAAGAATAATAACTTCGATTTAAACAAAATTTTTAAAGATCAAATCCTTAATGATTTGCTTTTTAAAAAAGAAACTATGAATGTTAACTTAGTTAATAAAAACCAAAAAACATTTTTATTATTAAGAATGAGCTTTAATTTGTTTAATCTTTATTATGGTTCGGATTATACGAATGAGCTTATTTATAATGAATTAGTTATTCAACGAATTGAGAACATAAAAATGGTTTCTGACCTATTATATTCTCTTAGAGAATGTTTTAATGATTTAGCAAATAATTAATAATTACTTATAATTAATATAAGGTCTAAAATAAGGATATATCAAAACTATGAAAAGCTTTAAAGCAACTATTATTGATCCATTCGGATTACACGTAAGAACAGCAACTGTTCTTTCTTCTAAGATGGCTAACTACAAATCTAAAGTTATGCTTAAGATTACTGGAGGAGCTACTGCTGATGTTAAGTCTATTATTAATTTAATGTCTTTAGCAATCAAGCAAAACACTCCAATTGAAATCACTGTTGAAGGTGAAGATGAAGAAGCAGCGATTGCTGAACTTGAAAAAGTTTTAAAAGAAAACAAACTAATTTAATTTAGTTTTATTTAATTTTTTTACATAGATTGATTGAGATAGTGATCAATCTTATTTTTAATATGAACATACAACAACAATCGATAAACACAATTCGCGTTCTTGGAATTGAGATGATTAACAATGCCAAATCTGGACACCCTGGTATTGTGATGTCAGCAGCTCCTATGATGTATGCTTTATTCCATGATCACTTAAACTATGATATAGCTGATCTTAATTATGTTAATCGCGATCGTTTTATTTTAAGTGCTGGTCATGGAAGTGCTCTATTATATGCAACAATGTATGTTGCTGGATATAAGTCGTTAAATTCAAAAGATTTAAAGAATTTTAGAAAGTTCTCTTCTAAAACTCCTGGGCACCCAGAATCAACAATGTTAGATGGTGTTGATTTCGGGACAGGTCCTTTAGGTCAGGGAGCGGCTACTTCAGTTGGTTTTGCGATGGCTGAAGCTAACCTTAATGCTAGATTTAACAATATTATTGACCATTAC
Proteins encoded in this region:
- a CDS encoding DAK2 domain-containing protein → MKMETTPHFINVLIRVIDNFTYSEQFLNLIDKKGSNGNFGYSLTPFINKISRFANQEDNNTDLYESLIIISTYIKESIKTTLGDILYDLTYQAASYIKTVKLTRDNVIECFYRSLLDCKNKYKLKIGSKSFFDILYPVLKYLYSNKNRPTKELMYEIKMILNENFNKSLLLKSKVGRASYHGKRSIGMYDPGTVFIYLVLEGVIKIYGT
- a CDS encoding HPr family phosphocarrier protein, with protein sequence MKSFKATIIDPFGLHVRTATVLSSKMANYKSKVMLKITGGATADVKSIINLMSLAIKQNTPIEITVEGEDEEAAIAELEKVLKENKLI